In the genome of Naumovozyma dairenensis CBS 421 chromosome 7, complete genome, the window TTCAGCAAATCGTTTTGTTTGAACTTATCAATACCTTCTCGTAATGAATTTACTAAACCGGATTTTAAATGTCTTTTAGCTACTCGTTCTTCAATGAGCTTTTCATCGCTATCTATATTCCATACCAAGACTGCTCCTGTTTCCATTAAAACGGGATAGATTTTGGACCAATTTTCTTGATcgtataataaatataatccTTCAAAGATTAATATTCTAGTATCATTAGATATACAAATATCTCCCCTAGTTGGATCCCCGAGAGCATGATCAAAGCCAGAAACACATATCTCTGGAACATTATCGATAAATGTAGAGGCAATTTCTTCCATTATGTTTTCTTCCATATCGTTCCTATCCTTGCGAGGAGGACTTATAATGCATGTCTTACCTAGTAATCGACACAATTCAAGATAATTATTACTATCGAAAGTTGGAGGAGATCCACGTCTCTTATGTGCTTGTTTAGgatctttaaattcatctAGGCATGCCTTTGATAAATGGAAACCGTCCATTGGAATAATTTGTGCAATGTTGCCGCTTTTATTTGCATCATCATTGTTCTGCTTATTTTTTGAGCTTCGTACTTGGATTGAATTTGGTAGACCACCTCTTCCTATAACCAGCGTTTCATCTTGATTAATTGAATACTTGACCGGTCTAAACTCTAAATCCTCGACTAAACGTTTTGAAATTCCATCACAAGCGGTAAGctcttttttcaaatctggATCGATTTCTGGAATATCTGACAGTAAATCTATATTCTCTGTCGAATGATTGAAGCTTGGTTTCACAGAAGGATGTGATTCCAAATAAGCATTGTAATCATTGTTTAATTCATTAGCTAACCTTGTTGCTATGGTGGATTTCCCTGAACCAGGTGGACCGACAATGACGATAGCAATTCTATAATTTGTagttattttttgtttcaaaaactCGAGGATTTCTCCTTTTAATTGAGCAATATCAACCATTGGTTAAAGAGTTGGCAGCAATTGAGATCACGTTCTTTGTGGGATTGTACATTTACCAGGGCTCTCTTCAAAAAGCCAATTGTCTTGCTTGTTTAATCAATAATTTACTTTACGTATAAGGTTCTCGACATAACGTTAGGGCGGCGAGGTAACATAAAATATCAGTTCTTTTAACACCTGATATATTCTCATACGGTTAACAAAAGACATATTTGACAGTTCAAAAGTAGGCATTACTCAGAAAGACAAATCAAGAGAGGTTGCAATGAAGTTTTGCACAACATTATTTGGGTCTTTGCTGATTCTAATACAAATCGCTCAAGCTGCCAAAAATAACGTGAAACATGTTACATCGATAGATCAATTCTATAATATTTGTAACAACGCAAATGGATCCTACACCATGGTCAAATACTACACGACGTGGTGTCATCATTGTAAGAGGCTAGGTCCCATCTATGAAGAATTGAGTGATTTATACAAGAATGTGGAAGGTGATGATAACGTTACATTTTTGAATGTGAATTGTGAAATATTCGGTTCAACTCTATGTGTTGATTTACCAGGGTTCCCCATTATCAATTTGATTAAACCATTGGATAAGCCTCTCAATATTAAAGAGTTTGATTGGAATTCTCtatcattttttgaaagGATATGGAAGAGAATTTATGATAAactttatttgaaaaaccCATATTGGCAAATTGACCCTGATAGAATTGTTAAATATCAAGGCAGAAGAGATGTTGAGCCATTAGATAACTTTATCAAAACTGTTAAGGCTAAGGA includes:
- the YFH7 gene encoding Yfh7p (similar to Saccharomyces cerevisiae YFR007W; ancestral locus Anc_8.101) produces the protein MVDIAQLKGEILEFLKQKITTNYRIAIVIVGPPGSGKSTIATRLANELNNDYNAYLESHPSVKPSFNHSTENIDLLSDIPEIDPDLKKELTACDGISKRLVEDLEFRPVKYSINQDETLVIGRGGLPNSIQVRSSKNKQNNDDANKSGNIAQIIPMDGFHLSKACLDEFKDPKQAHKRRGSPPTFDSNNYLELCRLLGKTCIISPPRKDRNDMEENIMEEIASTFIDNVPEICVSGFDHALGDPTRGDICISNDTRILIFEGLYLLYDQENWSKIYPVLMETGAVLVWNIDSDEKLIEERVAKRHLKSGLVNSLREGIDKFKQNDLLNARSIRKHAIKAKNISTIHNEVPL
- the MPD2 gene encoding protein disulfide isomerase MPD2 — its product is MKFCTTLFGSLLILIQIAQAAKNNVKHVTSIDQFYNICNNANGSYTMVKYYTTWCHHCKRLGPIYEELSDLYKNVEGDDNVTFLNVNCEIFGSTLCVDLPGFPIINLIKPLDKPLNIKEFDWNSLSFFERIWKRIYDKLYLKNPYWQIDPDRIVKYQGRRDVEPLDNFIKTVKAKDELSKKVSSILNPNYHCSDADLFCKEGKIYLLEFLEQLDHSKQNGDKRDAIFKERMKLENIIRNNEKSVDKDTLQVIKLKLELLNTYEDTIQDVQHDEL